In Cicer arietinum cultivar CDC Frontier isolate Library 1 chromosome 1, Cicar.CDCFrontier_v2.0, whole genome shotgun sequence, one DNA window encodes the following:
- the LOC140918945 gene encoding uncharacterized protein, with the protein MIIKRGIPEVFRGAVSDEIDTAKNFFVEMEKRFVKSDKAETSSLLQNLISMKYQGKGNIREHILMMSNIASKLKGLKLELSDDLLIHLILLSLPLQFSQFKVTYNCQKKKWTLNELISLCVQEEDKLKQDRTESVHFTSISKDKGKRKRIEEPKNKVVAKGPEQKKQTKDNNCFFCKSPGHVKKDCAKYHAWRVKKGLPELPKA; encoded by the exons atgatcataaagcGTGGGATTCCTGAAGTCTTTAGAGGTGCTGTCTCGGATGAGATAGATACAGCTAAAAATTTctttgttgagatggaaaaacgctttgtaaaaagtgataaggctgaaacaagttctttgcttcagaatttaatttccatgaagtatcaaggcaagggaaatataagagagcacattctgatgatgtccaacattgcttctaagcttaaaggactaaagcttgagttgtcagatgacttactcattcatttaatattgttgtctcttcctttgcaattcagtcagtttaaggtgacttataattgtcaaaagaagaaatggactcttaatgagctcatttcattatgtgtgcaagaagaggacaagttgaagcaagataggactgaaagcgttcactttactagcatctctaaagacaagggcaaaaggaaaagaattgaggaacCCAAGAACAAAGTTgttgctaagggtccagaacaaaagaagcagactaaggataacaactgcttcttctgcaagagtcctggacacgtgaagaaggattgtgccaaatatcacgcttggcgtgttaagaaag ggttgcctgaacttccgaaagcctag